The following are encoded together in the Bradysia coprophila strain Holo2 unplaced genomic scaffold, BU_Bcop_v1 contig_94, whole genome shotgun sequence genome:
- the LOC119084941 gene encoding uncharacterized protein LOC119084941 encodes MDVSRVAFTTTIYNLPNEMLDNIFGHLSIYDIGRCMMVCKQWLSIGIGFKIKELIFKRRSDTCYIFRRNEWCTKELIDENMMILDKLFPLSSLVSNTKFLGRLSICGTLCNNFELVHLNKFVHLEHLELESFWHSQRGITFLNLPKLKILRCYDVEQKVVFNAPILSEVYFSASESVRFRNLPTLKLLDYDTNGNEGAYVFNRIKSVEVFRIGYNRNLHVMLDVLTHLNDVKEIRYDFRPITNSMDRTYFEEEFADVFEERRLQNKMHVQIYMFDILIVEGKSIDEYGFDKVSIWNGRYPFHIH; translated from the exons ATGGACGTGTCGCGCGTGGCATTTACAACAACCATTTACAATCTACCGAACGAGATGCTCGATAACATTTTCGGTCATCTCAGCATTTACGATATTGGTCGTTGTATGATG GTTTGCAAACAGTGGTTATCCATTGGCATTGGATTCAAAATCAAGGAATTAATTTTCAAGAGACGAAGCGATACGTGCTACATCTTCAGGAGAAATGAATGGTGCACCAAGGAATTGATCGACGAAAATATGATGATTTTGGACAAGCTCTTTCCGTTAAGTTCGCTTGTATCGAACACGAAATTTCTGGGAAGACTGTCAATTTGTGGAACCCTGTGCAACAACTTCGAGTTGGTACATTTGAACAAGTTCGTGCATCTTGAACATCTTGAGCTTGAATCCTTCTGGCACTCTCAACGAGGGATTACATTTCTCAATTTACCGAAACTCAAAATTCTGCGCTGCTATGACGTCGAGCAGAAGGTCGTGTTCAATGCTCCCATTCTGTCTGAAGTCTACTTCTCAGCATCTGAGAGTGTTCGATTCAGAAACTTGCCAACATTAAAGCTTCTCGACTACGATACGAATGGAAACGAAGGCGCGTATGTGTTCAATCGAATTAAGAGTGTGGAAGTGTTCCGTATCGGCTACAATCGAAACTTACACGTTATGTTGGACGTGTTGACTCATTTGAATGACGTCAAAGAGATCCGGTATGACTTCCGACCAATAACGAATTCCATGGACCGAACATATTTCGAAGAAGAATTTGCTGACGTCTTCGAAGAGAGAAGACTGCAGAACAAGATGCATGTTCAGATCTACATGTTCGATATCTTGATTGTCGAGGGCAAGTCCATCGATGAGTATGGATTTGATAAAGTCAGTATTTGGAATGGGCGGTACCCGTTCcacattcattaa